DNA sequence from the Nicotiana tomentosiformis chromosome 3, ASM39032v3, whole genome shotgun sequence genome:
AACTCCATTCGCATTGCTTTCAGGGTGAGCTGAACCCGGTTTTTCACCAGCTGTTGGATTCGAGTATCAATGATGTGGATGAGGGTGAAGGTTCCCATTCGACGAGGAGTGAGCTGGAGGATCATGGGCGGAGCTCGAGTTTGGATTCTGTTAAAGGGAAGAAAATGGGGTCAATGCCGTTGCTTGCTGATGCTGCTAATAGTTTGAAACAGAAAAAGAAGAGGTTTTTCGGGCAGTTTAAGAAGAGGCAGGAAGAGGTTAGTGAGAAGAATGTGAATGTGGATATTCGTGATGACCATGGGATCAAATTGAGCAGAGAATTTTCAGTTGTTATGCAAAAGAATGGTGGATTGGTTCATGGAGAAGTGGGGCATCAAAAGGCCAAGAAAGTGTGGAAGAAGCAAGTTTGGGTGGTCTTATCGTTGGATTTAATCGTCTGCACCATTTTGTTCATAGTTTGGTTGTGTGTTTGCAGGGGCTTCAAATGCATTGATGGTTGATTGATACTACTACTTATGTTACTGTGTTTTTTCATCTATCGTTGCGATAGATGTTTCCACTGAATTGGAGGATTAAATGCTTCGCGTGTTCGCCAATGTCACACTCGAGCTACTTCTGTCAAATTTGAAGTCTATTTTCTCAGTACGGAGCTGATTTGATATCTTTCTCAAACGACTTTTACTTATGTTGATGTTTTTAAGTTGTGCATATCTATATATGTGTGGATATTATGACATATGCAAACTTTTCTTTTAAGATATTTGTGTTATCTTGGAGAAAGAACCATTATAAATTGTATGATACTTGCTGGTAAGGAAGGAGAAGACATTCTTTCCGTGTAGTATATGTTTTAATTTTAATCTGTATCAAGATGACGACAACCAGGATTTGAACTATTGAGCTTACTGCTGTCTTGGAAGTGTTCCTTTTTATTGGTGTGATTGTTCCCTTTTTTTTGGGTCAAATGAAGTAGAGTTTCTATCGTGATTGACAATATCTATCTAGGGGATAATGATTATGCTTCAGTGAACCTTGTAAAATTTTCTAGGAAGTAACCTATAGTTGACTTTTCCCTTTTATTATGTTACATCAAAGGGAAACAAAGTGTGAGTGAATTTGGAACAAGAGAAGCTTGCATGATCTAGGCACTTCTCTGATTGTGAGCCTGCTctggtttcttttttttttttttttttttgcttgtaGTTCTTTCGCTTCAGATTCAATAATAGCTACGGGATGTGATATATTAGCGTTTTATGGTGTCTCTAGCTTCTACATACAATTCGCTTCAGCTTTTTTGAAGTTCTGAGTGAAGAGGCAATTAGTCGCTTGATGGTATGTACAAATTTTTAGGAGATGTTAGCTCTCTGCTATTTGAATCTACTATCCCTTTGTTTGAATAAAAAGTTGCAAACTAATTATGCATTAAAAAGTAGTCTCTTAAACAATACTGAGGGTACAATGGAAAATTAGCATCTGATACAATGGATAGCTTCTACTTTTGGGCCTTAGTGAGTTAACTTTTCTACACGAGTGGATGGAGCTGGAACCACCAGTAAGAGCTTTGAAAACATGTACAGCACATCACAATTTGCTGTAGGATATGGCGCTTCTCCTTGGTGGCTGATGATGTAAGTGATTCCAGATTGTTATTTACTTGATTTCTTTGCTTTGTGGCATCAGCTAGTAGCTACTGCCATGCTGGAGAGATCACTTTCTGGTCTCGGACAGCTTATTTTAGGGATGAATTACCTTTCTGTACTATGAATATTGGTTAGATTTCATGGATTAGTATTTATACAAATGCGAAGGTTGCAAAATGATGATACTTCTCATCAGGGTTTCCTTGGCTTGCTCTGTTAGGCTTCAAGTTACTCAAAACTATACTAATATATTTCTGATACATGCTCTACATAATACCATATAAAtgtgtacacacacacacacacatatgtaAAGTGGCTATTTGTTAGTGGATGCTTAATGACCTTAAGGTGAATATATTTGTGAATTCTTTCTTTTGGAGTACTGAAAGAAGATTGTACCACTGTTGCTAAACTAGCCTGCTCATTTTCTTGCCTGCAGCCCTGCACAAAACCTTTACACGAAAaagcacaattttgtatgaataCAATGTGAAATTCTCTGGTCTGGGCTAGGACGGGTTAGATCTGAAGGTTTATATTTCTGTGAATAGGGTGAGCATGTATTGCATATTCAAGGCCGTTCCTTAATGTTGAGCTTATTAGATGCCATCAGCAGTTATATTATGGATTGCCATATTGAGCGCTCTACCTTGGGCCATCAACATCATATGCCCTACTGAAATAGATTTCACGCGATAAACCAGCTTATATCATATCTAACAGGGTATCTTCTGTGCTTTAATGGCCGAGAAAGATGAATTTACCGAGTCCAACCTTCACCAGCCATATTTCTGTTTACTTGATATCCTCTTCCCCAAGCTAAGTGCTGTTTGTTTCCCTTGATCTTCTTTTCAGATATCTCTTTCCTTTCTCTTCTTTCTATTCTCCACTTTACCATTCGCCACTGTGTTCCTTTGTTCTTCACATTTTTCTTAGAGTTATTAGACCTTGGAGGTTATTTCTGTTAACTATGAACTGTGTGAATACTATTTAGGATTAAATTAGCGGGCACTGGAAagttttagagatggagaattaTGCAATTGAGTTATATCTGGAGGGAGAAAAGTAAAACAGAAAAGGAAATAAGAGTACACTGAGCTTCAGCATCAGGGAAGTGTACATTTGCTGAAATGGTGGAAACAACAAGGATTAATGGAACCTCCTACTTTTAGCGTACCCGTCAAAAGAGCTGCATGAAGTAGAGGGACTAGATGTTCTAGCATGTTCGGTCGTGCTactaaaattagcttattttgaaaagtatttttcaaaaaattatttttaatgagAATCAATATTTAgagtctgtttggccaagcttctaggacgccaaaagtatttttttttgtcaaaaaaagtactttttgaaaaatatagtGTTTGGCCAAAATTAAATAGTACTTTTGAGCAACATGAGAAATAGTTTTTCTGCTTTTAGGGAGAAGTTACAATTTCTACCTTCTTCCAAGAAGCAGAAGTAGaagcagaaaattaatttattcaagacaaaaataatcttacaataaatttatattttcaaattatccctcattaatttaatttttttttttgtattcctTTTATTTCTACTAtacatttctttttttattttaattatatttttattcactTTCTCCTATTCTTAAGAGTGgattttaaatttatattcaATGATGTATTTTGACGTATTTAAATTATCATGTACACGATAAGTAATAACAAATACGCAATGTTATTACTTTGGAATAACAATATTTTATATTGACtggaatttttaatttatatttttgctTTACGTTTTATATTTtacattaaaaaaattataataaatgtttaagtttattttctttttctaaataatactAATCGCAAAATTAAGCCTTTACTGTCTTTTTTCGCAATTTGATGGTTAAAAGTGTTTTTTTAAAGATTGGCCAAACGAATTGACCAAGCACAAACTGTTATTTTGCAAAAGTACTTTTCCAACAAGCACTTTGAAACAAAAGCACTTTTCAAAATGAGCATTTTTTGGCAGCTTGGCCAAAAGGGCTTTtagccaaacttttaaaaagcaTTTTTAGGTATAATTTTCTCAAAAGTGcctttcaaaaaagtatttttggggaGAAATTATTGTTTCTGCTTCTGCTCAGAAATACTTTgtttccttctaaaagcttggttagacactttaacttttgaaaaaaaatgtttttggccccaaaaaaaaaaaaaacctaaaagAAGCATGGTCAAACATGCTAGAAATTAAATGCAAGTTGTCTTGCCTATGTGATTTTAgtcatttctattttttttttggttgataaGGTACGACAATTTGGATGCACCTCGATTATTTCATTGGGTAATAGTTATTTCCCTCTAGCATAGTTATCAGATAACTTTGTCCACCGAAATATATAACTCAACTTAGAAAAATAGTAAGAATTTAACTACTAGTAATATTTTTGTCGTCTCAACCCATCTCATTGACCATTAGATCACACGTCTAGCCTTCTACCTTTCTGATggtattcatattttataatcGTGGTGATTAAACAATTAGTCACTTATTTTCAATTTGAAGGTACAACTTGTCCCGATCTACTTAGGCCCTGTCGCCTTCTTTTTGTCATTTACTAATGTGGATTGAACtatcaatggttcggttcgatcGGTTATGTGATAAAATTTGTATTATATtaattttttgattattttattatacatagccaaaattagactttttaaAACCGTCCCAATCATATCGGTTTCCCTTCGATATCGGTACGATTCGGTTAATTTtcgatatttttttttaaatatcatgtaaaagaCACTAGTAGAAAGtaaaatgcaataacatacgtacaTTTATAGGAATTCgtaaaactctctagacatttttactgcttaaaaggtgatgaattaagaaaacatgaaagatgaccagagtatagatccatcaactattctacagcagcataaaagaaactaagcaaagacaaagaaaatataaatcacacgaatAAAAAGATATTAGCcaagttgggactcaagaataaaatCTATGAAAAATTCAACACTCAacaagataaatctaaatcatacgaaaggTATTGCAGTTTGCGACACATAATCACtagaataccttgtgtcttgctagtgaatatgttgGAAATAATTTAGTGTCAATATGAGTAGCATAATAGATTTGAAAAttaagattttgagtttaattactggTTGACTTGTAACCATTTTTACAATTCCAAGGCcaatgttttattatttttaaacttaatatataaatatattttttacatgtaaatttattcggtgcGATTCggtatttttttggtttatttttacaAAATAAAAACCCTAACTATTGGTacgattatagatttatataaaagcctacaattttattaaaagaaacctgaAAATCGGTTCGGTACGGTATGATtcggtcggtttttaaatatctgtcttactaggattaaagaaatatgtGGAGCAtaaattttacgttttgtgctatgaagactatgaagaaaaaaaatccgaaaaatccgagattaaaaaatccgacttttattggtttggtttggtatttggatttaataacccgatacaattAGTTTGATTTATAAATTAGAAAATCCGAATCAATCCGACTCATATACACCCCTAGTTGTCGCCTTCTTTTTTTCATTTACTAATGGGGTTTGAACTCTGTCTTTATGGTGCATTTCAACTTCATTGACTCACACCCGTGAATGCGTTACATATTTTCTTTTAACTATAACAAAGGGCAATATAGATTAACATATTTCGATTATCCAATGATAGAGAGTCGATGCAAAAGTAATCATTTATGTGAGAAAACACAAGATATACTAACCTCTATTGCCTACATTTTATATAAATTGGAAGCTAGCGAGATACTAAGCTATAGTCCTACTACCAAAGACTAATGTAAACCTCAGTCGTAGTGTAGTAGTAGATTTCATGATTCTATTCAATTCAGGTGTCAAAATTTAAATGGGAAGTCACAATTAAATACTATTACCACTTACTAGCAGATATTTGAGATTAGCGGTGCTAATGTGATTTTCGCTGGGAAAATAAAATTTGCGGGGACATAATGCCTCTTGGAGGTGTAAAACAGGTACTCATAATGCCTCAAAACTCAAATATCTGTTAAAGCAATTGATTAAAATAGTCATGTTTTAATTTAAAACTAAAACTTGCTTCCCTTCTCTTTTCAATCACTAATTACAATAACAATCTTAGATATCATTAGCAAGCCCTTTTTATATATTAGTCAAACACTAGAGCTTATTTTCTAAATCAAATTATCCCAAATAGGAAAGAAACAAGAGAATGTCCCTAATAGAAACCATGTTTCAGAGTAACTTAGCTTGTAAGCAAAATTCAAGAGAACTTTAGATATTAGAATAAATCACTTCATAATCATGGCAAAGAGTCATAACTGTGTTTAGAAAtgtaaaataacaaaaaatagagattagaaaaggaaagaaaacagTCAAAACAATGTAAAGAAAACGGAGAATAGGCAAGGAGAGAGTTCAATATATTATTATCAATTTCATTCACTCAAGGTCTgcttttaaaaagaaagaaaatgaaaacaCTAATAAATTACTTCTTCTATCCCTATTTGTTAGTCCCTTTTCACTTATTAAAGGTTAATTTGACCAAAGTTGAATCAGGGATATTAATAGACTTCTATAAAAATAACATTTAATTATATAGAAACAAAGCCAGAGTATATCAGAACCAAATATAAACAAATTTAAAGAGCAGTAATTTGAACCAAAACTCGGGAAATGACAATTATTTTGAAACTTGTAGAGCAGTAATTTGAAACAAATTAAAGGAATTGTGATGAGTTTTAAAATATCAGAACCAAATGTAAAAACAAGATTTAAAAatcaaaatttaaaagaaaaattgagaagagaaaaaatatttaaagaaacaactaaaacccaacaacaacaataacaacccaatgtaatttcacaagtggggtctggagagaataggatgtacgcagccttactccTACCCTGGAAGgacagagagactgtttccgagaAACTAAAACCCTTCTCAAGGAATTGCAAGTGAAACACACTCTCAATACTAAGGGGTTGTTTGGTAGGGTGCATAAGAATAATGCTGAATATGGTGTATTAATAAGAGATTTTTTCGTtcttatatactatttgaaactttattatcaaAAACGTCCACGTTTAGTTATTTACCTGACCTAAACAAGTTTTatctacaaaatatatacatttaTTTAAACTAGAATCCTTTCTGCGGTAGTCTTCCTTATTTAGACGTGAGATTTTGGGATCACGTATATTTCTTCAGAGATTTTACTGATGCAATCATCGCACTTTAATCAAGCCAATGTATTTGTAGAATCCTGTTATTATGCCGATTTTCTCTAATTATCATCGCACCATTATCAAGTTCTATTATCTGGTTTTCTCTGGTTTCCATAAACGaaggttttaaaattttttttttgcaAACAATTAGCTACAAGTTTATTGAATTTCGCGATATAATGTCAAAATTAGCGATTATGTTTCAGCTAAATAGTCACTGGGATAGCATCTAATAATCGATACCTCCGCAAAAATTATCGAAATCAAATACACTGTCAAGGAACGTTGTCCTCCAATAAAAATTTGGAACGATATGGGAGTTCGAGTATATATGGAgacgaaaaaggaaaacaaaaacttCGGAATGTATCCGCTGTGTATAACAATGCATGATTTCGATTTGGAATGCAGTATCTCTAATTCGAGCACAATTGCAGGTTTGCTCTATTTTTTCAGTGCTGATGTTTTGTCAATTTCATGTGTTCTATAATTTTACTATAACTTATCTACAATAATACTACATAATACATGTAGTTCAACTTTTATGTCTCTTCAAGTATTCTGTCAAATACTGAACACATAAATATACAGAGGTCTAAATTATAGATACTTTTAATTGAGTGCAGGTTCATCTGATTATCATATGTCTAACG
Encoded proteins:
- the LOC104112262 gene encoding phytolongin Phyl2.2 codes for the protein MMIPDPNLVYYACVAKGTIILAEINSKDADLGSIALKCLEKTPPLHTFFTHTVRNRTYTFLIENAFVFFAIFSEKIDKSDGLAFLSRVKGAFREVMDRSSGRKRLDKLHSHCFQGELNPVFHQLLDSSINDVDEGEGSHSTRSELEDHGRSSSLDSVKGKKMGSMPLLADAANSLKQKKKRFFGQFKKRQEEVSEKNVNVDIRDDHGIKLSREFSVVMQKNGGLVHGEVGHQKAKKVWKKQVWVVLSLDLIVCTILFIVWLCVCRGFKCIDG